The following proteins come from a genomic window of Pyxidicoccus sp. MSG2:
- a CDS encoding aminotransferase class I/II-fold pyridoxal phosphate-dependent enzyme, whose protein sequence is MDSQLAGLPLIPERNRDICADSPRLLEVRRQYRALAHGQCLDMVSRVFHGTPGRKAQVSSGLAGESGGPSSARSREVLHFGSYNYSGLNGHPRVLAAAEAALKRYGTTTSGVRLLNGTCELHVELERSLADFLGVEDCITYSSGYMANVSVLSAVCCEGDAVLSDVLNHRSLADGLRLSGARLHAFQHRDSRSLEAVLAELPGSQRKFIVTDGIFSMDGDIADLPDIVRLAREYNAFIILDDAHATAALGPLGRGTPAYFAMEDEVDILTGSLSKGLPGIGGFAAGPKATIDLLRFGSCGYIFSASLPPPVVAGLIEALRILQEEPERQVRLHRNERFLRDGIRGLGLDCMDSASPVIPIRMPSLPTTVEMARLLQEEGIYINPIGYPAVSRNKPRLRLNVSANLEQEDLERCLEALERCARRLGVLAQDA, encoded by the coding sequence ATGGACTCGCAGCTCGCAGGACTTCCTCTCATCCCGGAGAGGAACCGGGACATTTGCGCCGACTCGCCCAGGCTCCTGGAGGTCCGGCGGCAATACCGGGCGCTCGCCCACGGCCAGTGCCTCGACATGGTCAGCCGCGTCTTCCACGGCACGCCAGGTCGGAAGGCGCAGGTCAGCTCCGGGCTGGCTGGCGAATCGGGCGGCCCCTCGTCAGCCCGGTCGCGCGAGGTCCTCCACTTCGGCTCGTACAACTACTCGGGCCTGAATGGTCACCCCCGCGTGCTGGCCGCCGCGGAGGCCGCGTTGAAGCGCTACGGCACCACCACCAGCGGCGTCCGGCTGCTCAATGGAACGTGCGAGCTGCACGTGGAATTGGAGCGGAGCCTCGCCGACTTCCTCGGCGTCGAGGACTGCATCACCTACAGCAGCGGGTACATGGCCAACGTGTCCGTGCTCTCCGCGGTCTGCTGCGAGGGGGACGCGGTCCTGTCCGACGTGCTCAACCACCGCTCGCTCGCGGACGGGCTGCGGCTGTCGGGCGCGCGGCTGCACGCCTTCCAGCACCGGGACTCGCGAAGCCTGGAGGCCGTCCTCGCGGAGCTGCCCGGGAGCCAGCGCAAGTTCATCGTCACGGACGGCATCTTCAGCATGGACGGAGACATCGCGGACCTGCCGGACATCGTGCGGCTGGCCCGTGAGTACAACGCCTTCATCATCCTGGACGACGCGCACGCGACGGCCGCGCTGGGGCCGCTGGGACGCGGCACCCCGGCGTACTTCGCGATGGAGGACGAGGTGGACATCCTGACGGGCAGCCTCAGCAAGGGACTGCCCGGCATCGGTGGCTTCGCCGCGGGCCCGAAGGCCACCATCGACCTGCTGCGCTTCGGCTCCTGCGGCTACATCTTCTCCGCCTCCCTGCCTCCGCCCGTGGTCGCCGGTCTCATCGAGGCCCTCCGCATCTTGCAGGAGGAGCCGGAGCGGCAGGTGCGGCTGCACCGCAATGAGCGTTTCCTGCGCGACGGCATCCGGGGGCTCGGCCTGGACTGCATGGACAGCGCGTCGCCCGTCATCCCCATCCGCATGCCGTCGCTTCCGACGACGGTGGAGATGGCCCGCCTGCTCCAGGAGGAGGGCATCTACATCAACCCCATCGGCTACCCGGCCGTGAGCAGGAACAAGCCACGGCTGCGGCTCAACGTCAGCGCCAACCTGGAGCAGGAGGACCTGGAGCGCTGCCTCGAGGCCCTGGAGCGCTGCGCCCGCCGGCTGGGAGTCCTGGCGCAGGACGCGTGA